In Mycobacteriales bacterium, the sequence CCATGTCGGTTCTCCTTGTCGGCGTTGTCGGCTACCACTGATGTAGACACCGCGACATCGGCAAAAGAGGCGCTCGTCGACCGCCCCGTCCGGTCCCCGGTCGGCGTCCATATAGGACGGAGGCGTGACAAGGTGCTGGAGGGGTGGTGAGAGTGGAGTCGGTGAGAGATGACCTGATCAGCCGAGCCCAGGCGGGGGACGGCGAGGCGTTCCGAGCGCTGACCGAGCCGCACCGACGTGAGCTACAGGTGCACTGCTACCGGATGCTCGGATCGTTTCAAGATGCCGAGGACGCTCTCCAGGACACGATGCTCGCCGCTTGGCGAGGCCTCGAAGGGTTCGACGGGCGCGCCTCGGTTCGCACCTGGCTCTACCGCATCGCCACCAACCGGTGCCTGGACGTACTGCGCTCTGCTCGCCGACGCCCCGCAAAGCAGTGGGACATCCCGGGAATCGAACCACCGGAGCCCACTCGGCTCGGCGAAATCCACT encodes:
- a CDS encoding sigma-70 family RNA polymerase sigma factor, translated to MRDDLISRAQAGDGEAFRALTEPHRRELQVHCYRMLGSFQDAEDALQDTMLAAWRGLEGFDGRASVRTWLYRIATNRCLDVLRSARRRPAKQWDIPGIEPPEPTRLGEIHWLEPYPDALLDGANSVPLGPEARYEQTESISLAFV